In Zingiber officinale cultivar Zhangliang chromosome 8B, Zo_v1.1, whole genome shotgun sequence, a single genomic region encodes these proteins:
- the LOC122017241 gene encoding transcription termination factor MTERF15, mitochondrial-like: MLRYLVRRHALPPSMQLRLVFFSAGTSVSSSGVAASPDPLFMVEYLVNTCGFSADNASKVSKSLPRIKSTENPDVVLGFLRSQGFDGANLRKVISLRPRLLGCHVEKNLAPKFQFFRDMGLSESDVIDVVLLHPAIIDLNFQNTLLPRLKVWESLFGSKEILLNNLRRHGWFMTTNIENVNPESLRALVDRAEGIGIPQGSGMFLWILDVLHGVSREKFEAQVKLMNSFDFSNSDFVAAIKKYPWFLWLSTETLQRKMEFLVKDVGITPSNIAKQPVFLALSLEKRLIPRFHVLEILKSEGLWTSQDTLRTIFLSPGPKFMQKYVLPYKDKLPKLFEVL, translated from the exons ATGCTTCGTTACCTAGTTCGCCGCCATGCGCTCCCTCCGTCGATGCAACTCCGTCTCGTATTCTTCTCCGCTGGCACTTCCGTCTCCTCATCAGGCGTTGCCGCTTCTCCCGATCCCCTCTTCATGGTTGAGTACCTCGTGAATACGTGCGGGTTCTCCGCCGACAATGCTTCTAAGGTCTCAAAGTCGCTCCCCCGTATCAAGTCCACTGAGAATCCCGACGTTGTTCTTGGTTTCTTAAGATCTCAGGGCTTTGATGGCGCTAATCTCAGAAAGGTAATATCTCTGAGGCCAAGATTGCTCGGCTGCCATGTGGAGAAGAACCTCGctccaaaatttcaatttttccgCGACATGGGGTTATCTGAGTCCGACGTCATTGATGTCGTTCTGCTGCACCCGGCAATTATCGACCTTAACTTCCAGAACACGCTTCTTCCTCGACTGAAGGTTTGGGAAAGTCTATTTGGATCAAAGGAGATCCTCCTCAATAATCTCCGGAGGCATGGATGGTTTATGACCACCAACATTGAGAATGTG AATCCTGAATCCCTCCGTGCTTTGGTAGATAGAGCTGAGGGGATCGGAATTCCCCAGGGATCTGGGATGTTCCTCTGGATCCTTGATGTGCTGCATGGGGTCAGTAGGGAAAAATTCGAGGCCCAAGTCAAACTCATGAACAGCTTTGATTTCTCGAACTCGGATTTTGTTGCTGCAATCAAGAAATATCCATGGTTTTTATGGCTTTCCACAGAGACATTGCAGAGAAAGATGGAATTTTTAGTCAAGGATGTTGGAATTACACCTTCAAACATTGCTAAGCAGCCAGTGTTTCTAGCATTGAGTTTGGAAAAGAGGTTAATTCCTCGATTTCATGTGCTGGAGATATTGAAATCTGAAGGGTTATGGACTTCACAAGACACGCTACGTACAATTTTCTTATCACCGGGACCTAAGTTTATGCAGAAGTATGTGCTCCCTTACAAAGATAAATTGCCCAAACTATTTGAAGTCTTGTGA